The nucleotide sequence TATACTTGCTAAACTAAAGGATCTAACATTAACCATATCCCTTGATACTGATTGTTTTAGtaaatatcattaaataGAAGGTAAAGAGATTAACTGACTATGTAAATAAGTcgccaaaaaaaaataactaTAGACTACCAAATGGAATAAATTTGTCGAACTTTAGTAATTGTCTTTTCAAATAGCTTGGGTGTGAAAAGATTTTTTCCTGTTAGGTCCTACCAAAGGATATTTCCGACCTAAGCTACTAGACCAGTTCCAATCACCAACCAATTGGAGGCAGTTTTTAACACCAAAAGTAAAATTTGGCAAGGCGTAGCTAAAGGTACAATCGTGCTCTCAGTTGCATTGAGGTGGATAATAACTCAGTATTCAGGAAATTGATATTGTCAATAGTGTCAACCTTAAAGGGTTCGCtgtttttatcattttcttaACAACGCGATTTTGCAAACCATGAAATTAGTTTGAGCTTAGCCTTGAATTGACATTTGCGAACGTTGCATTACATTTCaaacttttgaaagataCTTATATTACCCTTCTGGACACATCTCTAATTGCGCTTTGCTTATCTGTAGCctcaaattgataatagCCAGACTTCCAGTACAGGCTACAACAATAATGTCTAAAGACGCAAAGGTTGCAGATGATACACTCTTTGATATCGATATTCTAAATGATTCCGCAGAGCCTTCAAACTCAACTCAGCCACACATAATTGCAAATAACAGAGATGCGGAAGCAAGAGTTATTCCTCCTCATACATTTCCAGAGGAAACAattgatttggataatgacgataatattgaaaatgatatctATGACAATCCATTCCAAGACGAAGAATCAACTACATGGGATACAAATAGATTTGAGACCAATAATTATCAACCTCAGTTATATCCAACTGGGCAGAGAAATGGCTTTTTCGCAAATTCTTTTAataaagtgaaaaatatcTTTGTCTTTAACACGAAACCTTCTGATTCAGGATCCTATGAGATGAATCGTTACAATGCAGTGACAAACAATGAACTTGATGGCCGGTATGCAGATTCCAGAAACAGATTTAATATCAAGATACTGTTTAATCGATACATATTACGGAAAAATGTTGGCGCATCAGATGATGGAACTCCTCgagaaatttatttgaatgatagAACTGCCAATCATGCCTTTAACTATGGTGATAATCATATTTCCACTACAAAATACAATATTGCAACGTTTTTGCCAAAATTTCTGTTCCAGGAATTCTCAAAATATGCtaatttattctttctgTGTACTGCAGCAATCCAACAAGTGCCTCACGTCTCACCAACGAACAGATATACCACAGTTGGTACTTTAATGGTTGTGTTGATAGTATCGGCCTTTAAGGAAAGCATAGAAGATATCAAGAGAGCTAATTCCGACAAAGAACttaataattccaaaaCCGAGATATATTCAGAAGAGAATGGCGATTTCATAGAAAGAAGATGGATCGATATCAGAGCCGGTGATGTCATAAGGGTGAAATCTGAAGAAGCAATTCCTGCAGATTTAATTGTTATTTCTTCGTCGGAACCAGAAGGTCTTTGTTATATCGAAACTGCTAATCTTGATGGTGAAACAAAtctgaaaataaaacaagCTAGACCGGAAACAGCAGAAATGATGGATTCTAGAAAGCTCAATAACTTTAAGGGAAAAGTGATATCTGAACAGCCTAACTCAAGTCTTTATACTTATGAAGGTACCTTGGAATTCAATAATCGTAAGATTCCTTTGTCACCAGAGCAAATGATTCTTAGAGGTGCGACCTTAAGGAATACCAGTTGGATGTTTGGTTTAGTTATCTTTACAGGACATGAAACCAAATTAATGCGCAATGCTACAGCTACCCCAATTAAGAGAACGGCTGTTGAAAGGGTTATAAATCTACAAATTGTGGCCTTATTTGGGGTATTAATTGTTTTAGTGTTGATTTCTTCCTTAGGGAATGCCATCATAAGTTCCACACAGGAAAAACACTTATCATATTTATATGTGAAGGGTGTAAACAAAGTTggtttatttttcaaagatttccTCACATTTTggattttattttctaatttaGTACCTATTTCCTTATTCGTTACTGTTGAATTAATCAAGTATTACCAGGCCTTTATGATTGGATCTGATTTAGATTTATACCATGAAGAAAGCGATACACCCACTGTTGTTCGTACATCATCATTGGTAGAAGAGCTTGGACAAATTGAATACATCTTTAGTGATAAGACTGGTACTTTAACCAAAAATGTTATGGAATTCAAATCTTGTTCCATTGCTGGTAGATGTTACATTGAAACAATTCCAGAAGATAAGAAAGCGTCAATGGAGGATGGCATTGAAGTTGGATTCAGAAgttttgatgaattgaaaactAAAGTAAACGATCTctctgatgatgaatccCAAGTGATAGATTCTTTCCTGACTTTGCTATCAATTTGCCATACTGTCATACCCGAATTTCAAAGTGATGGTTCTATCAAATATCAAGCGGCTTCCCCCGATGAAGGTGCCTTAGTCGAAGGTGGTGCCAGCTTAGgttataaatttattatacGTAAGCCCAGTTCTGTTACTATTCTTTTGGAAGAACATAACGAACAGAAAGAGTACCAACTCTTGAATGTTTGCGAATTTAACTCGACCAGGAAAAGAATGAGTGCTATCTTCAGATTACCAAACGGTGAAATCAAGTTATTCTGTAAAGGTGCCGATACCGTTATTTTAGAGAGGTTGGAGAGTGACAATAACCCTTATGTTGAAGCTACTATGAGACATTTAGAAGACTACGCGTCTGATGGGTTAAGAACACTTTGTCTCGCTACAAGAACAATTCCTGAGAAAGAGTACCAAGAATGGTCGACAATATATGAGGAAGCTTCAACAACACTTGATAACAGGGCCgaaaaattggatgaaGCTGCAAATATGATCGAAAAGGACCTATTTTTAATTGGTGCAACTGCTATTGAGGATAAACTTCAAGATGGGGTTCCAGAGACAATTCATACATTACAAGAAGCTGGTATAAAGATTTGGGTATTGACAGGTGATAAACAAGAAACAGCTATTAATATTGGTATGAGCTGCCGTTTACTGACAGAGGACATGAATTTgcttattattaatgaagagACAAAGGAGgaaacaagaaagaatatgCGTGACAAAATCATGGCTCTTAAAGAACATAAACTATCACAACATGAAATGAATACACTTGCGCTTGTGATTGATGGGAAATCATTATCGTACGCATTAGAATCTGACTTGGAAGACTATTTGCTAGCTCTTGGAAAAATATGTAAAGCTGTTGTGTGTTGTCGTGTGTCTCCACTTCAGAAGGCGTTAGTTGTTAAAATGgttaaaagaaaaacctcttctttattattggcAATTGGAGATGGTGCCAATGATGTTAGTATGATTCAGGCAGCACATGTAGGTGTTGGGATCAGTGGTATGGAAGGTATGCAAGCTGCTCGTTCTGCTGATATTGCAGTGGGCCAATTTagatttttgaagaaattattactCGTTCACGGTTCATGGTCCTATCAAAGAATATCAGTGGCAATTTTGTATTCCTTCTACAAGAATACAGCATTGTATATGACCCAATTTTGGTTTGTCTTTGCTAATGCCTTTTCTGGTCAATCTATCATGGAATCGTGGACTATGAGTTACTATAATGTTTTTTTCACAGTTTTCCCTCCATTTGTCATTGGTGTCTTCGATCAGTTTGTTAGTAGTCGTCTACTTGAACGTTATCCTCAACTTTATAAGCTTGGTCAACAGGGTAAGTTTTTCTCTGTAAGGATTTTTTGGGGTTGGATCGTTAATGGATTCTACCATTCGGCTGTGGTATACATTGGGACAATGTTGTTTTATAGATATGGTATGGCGTTGAACATGCACGGAGAGGTTGCTGATCATTGGTCTTGGGGGATTGCAGTCTATACATCAAGTATCTTGATTGTTTTAGGTAAGGCTGCTCTTGTTACCAATCAATGGACTAAGTTTACTCTTTTTGCAATCCCAGGCTCCTTTATATTTTGGATGATATTTTTCCCAATTTATGCATCTGTATTCCCCTATGCCAATATCTCAAGAGAATATTTCGGAGTCGTAAAACATACTTATGGATCAGGTACGTTCTGGCTAACATTGATTGTTTTACCTGTGTTTGCCCTAATGAGAGATTTTGTATGGAAATACTACAGAAGAATGTATGAACCAGAGAGTTATCATTTGGTTCAAGAAATGCAAAAGTTTAATATCAGTGATAATCGTCCACACGTGCAAcatttccaaaatgaaattagaaAGGTTAGACAAGttcaaagaatgaagaagCAAAGAGGGTTTGCCTTTTCTCAATCAGAAGAAGGCGGACAAGATAAAATCATTAGAATGTACGATACCACTCAAAAGAGAGGCGTCTATGGCGAGTTACATGATGCCaatccattttcaaataataatgcgGAAAACATATCTAATGAATCCTTTAATATGGTTAATGATGGTAATATACCAACAGATCCATTTGGAGATACAAATGAACTATCAAATGATCCTGATTTAATAGAAAATCCTTTTGCAAATGATGCCGACATACGATAAATGTATAGTTCTTTGAATACATATTTTTTAGATATAACTTCCTTATAGAATCTGGTTtgataaaaaaataatattacaagATGATAAAGCTCTTGCTAACGTCTTCATGAATCTGTAGATTTTTTAAAGCGACATCTTGCTTTTTTATTTAGCATTACTTAAGTTAGGCTATCTGTTGTTAATATGCAGTGTCAGCTCTTATTCTTGTCAGAACGAACAAGGCTATTCTACTAAAAACAGCTAAGCATCACGACTGAATACTGAAACGATCCTAAGTTTTTATAGTACCATTCAGAGTCATACGAATTCATGGTCTTTTATGCATTTTCCTTGACCCGTGGCTAGCAagcttgttgttgttcaCTCATCAGACTTTATGCCTTCTCGgtctttgaagaatatggaTTGAAAGACACTCTCCCAAATTGATTATAGGGTTGTATTTAAGCTTAATATCAGGTTTCACATCTTCAACTGCGTCTTGGGTTGTTTCTATCATCTCATCCCCATCCACTTCAAGTGGGATCATCGGAGATCCTTCAGACTCCAAGGATGTCTTTTGTTCAGTTAACAGAATGCGTCTATTAGGTGGCAATTCCAAAGTACGGGCTGCTGACATGTGTCCATCTGTAAATAGTAGAAAATGTCTTATCTTTATGAGCTTCttcatattattaataaaaatatccAATTCCCAATTTCCTTTAAACCTCAATTTATACTTAAATTTAGCCACTCTTGTTACTGTCTGAAGAGGAACATTTACAAGATCCTTGGATAGTGTATTCTCATCCATTAATTTTGGTAGTATCTCTGTTTCGAAATCAGCGCTTGAGCCTATTCTCAACTTACCTAACACCGTTTCCATTACTTCAGGTGAACTCAAATCataaacaattaaaatGATGGTGTCTCTAATCTCATTAGTTAGTCTTTCCATATCTTGATTAGATATTAGGATTCTAACCAACGGTGATTTCAAACATATAatagaattatttgatagCAAAGGAGCCTGAAATGTCTGACCTTCTCGAGAATTGTTTCGTAGTAACTTCTTTCTGTTGATAAATACTCGGAGGGATACGATTGCATTTTTGGAAATGCGAACTGTCGCAATACTTGATGCCATGGAGCCAATGttcttttcattcaatttgtcCCATCTTGCTTAAAGAATGAGTGAGccttgaataatgaaatttcagttCTCCGAACtattaaaaaaaaacagTTTATAACGTTATGCAGTATTTGTCTATGAAGCTTATATAAAGAAGCTTATtggtttattgaatatataataaatgaatataaCGTCACGTCCAAATCAACTTTTGAAGGAGATAGCCcgaaagaagaagaataaacaCAACTGAGAGATCGTATACTATGGCTTTATTTTTAGACACCCATGAGGCGTTCTTTTGGGACagtttcaaagaattttctaGATTGATCAAATTCTCCATTCGCTTCATGGTTTCCTTCTGTTCGTTTAATCGTTCACCACTTGATTCCATCcttctttccaaatcttgCAGCTTAGTTACATTCTTATTAAGGATTTCTGTTAGGTGATTTTCGAACGagtttttattattaacatcaaaatcttctttcaGTATCACCAAATAATCATTTCTAACCAACTTCTGTAAACTGATGATTTGGTAtttcagtttctttaaatcGTGCAAGTAAGTGTCAAAATTTTGTAAGTTATTATGTAAATCATTCTCccttttcaatataatGTCCCTTAAGTTTTCCTTCATCAAAGCTTCAGATTTCTTCAATCGGATAGCTATATgtctttgataataatcGATTTCATTACAACTTAAAGAAAGGTCAGTTCCATTTCCTGCTCCTGAACTTGAGGTATTGTTATCATCAACCTCATCAGTGCTCATACCtacatcttcaatattattatctgaAACTAATGAAGAACTAGAAATCTTAgtagatgaagaagacaTGGTACTTGACTCGGAGGAAGTAtatgaggaagatgatgatgaggacTCAGAAGACAATAATCCCGTCGACATGGAACTGCTAGTCGATTTGGAGTTGGTGCCCGATTTATATAGAGAAGCACTTGAAGGCTTTGATGGATTTTCTAAATCATGATACAGAAGactttgaaaagaattagCAGTAGTCATATGTGTGTCTGATGATCGAGTTGAATGTCctgttgatgaaaaatttgaggTATTGTACATTTGCTTTGGTCGTTTTGCTGCAAGGGAGTCTGGAAATCTTAATTGTAAGGTTGAGGGAGCCTCAACAGACTCCAAAAATTGGTTAACTAGTCTTTTCTTGTCAGTAACATTTGTTAAGGTACTTGCTCTACTTCGTCTACTTAGTTCGCTTGAACCACTATGATGTCGGCGATGATGACGTCCAGATCTTTCTGCTTCATTCTGAGCTTGCGCAAACGGTGTTAATTTGACCGGATTATCAGTATTAGTATCCATAAATGGCAGTTCATTTTGACGCGGTATTAGACCGTCGGCTGTactttcattaaatatatgATCACTAAACATTCCTGTATTTGCAGATGTATAATCTGGCTTCCCAGATCGTAAAGTCGCGCTCTCTCTATGACCGTTAGCCTTTGCACCCAGGGCAACTAGATTTGGTTGGGATTGCTGCCTAACTAACTTAGGCTGATCTTCTATAGGTTCATTATTGACACGAATCGTTGGTATTTCCACGGTTTTTGGTATTGTCTCAGGTTTTGGCTCTTCCATCTCAGAACCTGATGGCTTCAAACTCTCTTCTGAGCTAGTATTTTCTGGAGTATGAGTTTCTCTTcttaaaatttttttcttggcTCTATTGATTGATGGGTTCATTCCGGCCACCAACGTAAGAGGTTCCTCTGTACTAGATGCCATCGGAGAAGGTGATCGCTTTCCGGGATCTTCCATCCTGGCAATTAATCGGTCCATATTTCACGTTaaagtttttttcttagCAGCAAATATGcatatcttcaattatCTAAAAGTGGCAACTATTACTTGTTTAAaagtattattttttattaaaaattaataattatGTTTATAGTTCGAAATCGATCGCCCCTTATACAATAAGCCCTAGGGTACATTGGGTTATTAGGGCTCTTTTTATCATATTTTAGGTTAAAAtgttttaataaaatataatgtaatttaaaaattagGGTTACATTACCCAGCTTAACCCATTTTTTGTTGGTTTTCTATACGTAACATTAATGGAACATTTGactatttcaaataatgatgtgTAACCTTTGATCAAATAATCATCTCGAGATTTACAGGCGgtaaaagaaattatatttgCGCTCGAAAAGATAATTACTGCCTCCTGGTTTTTGTTATTCTAAATCCTTTGATTAAGACCGTATCTTTCAATTAGGAACAAATGTCGTTTGAAGTAGGTACGAGATGTTGGTATCCAAACTCTGAAGCAGGATGGATTGGTTGCGAAGTCACCAAAAACGACTTCCAAGACGGCACTTACCACATCGAATTGACATCCGAGACAGGTTTAGTAATCCCCATTGAAACGAAACACCTAGAGAGTAATAATgcaatggaaaataatcaCGAATTTCTTCCTGTGCTGAGAAATCCACCTATATTGGAGGCTACACATGATTTAACTACCTTGTCCTATTTAAATGAACCAGCTGTGTTGCATGCCATTAAGGAACGTTataatcaaagaaatatttatacTTATTCGGGGATTGTTCTTATTGCGACAAATCCATTTGATAAAGTGGAGGAATTATATTCCTCAGAAATGATTCAAGCATACGCAAGGAAGAATAGAGATGAGATGGCTCCACATATTTTTGCCATTGCTGAAGAGGCATATAGAGAAATGATAAATAATGATCAGAATCAAACAATAATTGTTAGTGGTGAATCAGGTGCAGGTAAGACTGTTTCTGCAAAATATATAATGAGATTTTTTGCAtctgttgaagaagagcattttaataaagaagGTGACTCAAAACATCAGGAGGAAATGTCAGACATTGAGGTAAAAATTTTAGCGACGAACCCAGTAATGGAAGCATTTGGGAATGCCAAAACTACTAGAAATGATAACTCGTCTAGATTTGggaaatatttacaaataCTATTTGATTCAAATAAGAACATTATTGGTTCCAGTATAAAGACTTATTTGCTGGAAAGGTCGAGATTGGTATTTCAACCAACTTCAGAAAGAAACTACCATatattttatcaaatgTTATCAGGTCTATCCTCAGATATGAAGAAGCAGTTATATCTTACCAATGCTGAGGATTTCTTCTACTTGAATCAGGGTGGCGAGAGTACTATTAATGGTATAGATGATTCTTTGGAATATTCAACCACAATAGAATCATTATCCACAGTTGGAATAGATACTGAAGTGCAgcttcaaatatttaaaattttagCTGCGTTATTGCATATTGGTAACattgaaatcaaaaaaacaaGAACAGATGCAACATTGTCTTCCACAGACCCTAGTTTACAAAAAGCATGCGAACTCTTGGGATTAGATCCCTTAACGTTTTCCAAATGGATCACcaaaaaacaaattaataCTCGATCTGAAAAGAtcatttccaatttaagTTTTAACCAAGCTTTAGTTGCTAGAGATTCCGTGGCAAAATTCatatattcatcattatttgattgGCTAGTTGGAAACATAAATAATGTTCTCTGTACCTCTCAAGTCTCAGAGACAATTAACTCATTTATTGGTGTGCTCGATATTTATGGATTTGAACATTTTGAGCAAAATTCTTTCGAACAATTCTGTATCAATTACGCAAACGAAAAATTACAACAAGAATTTAATCATCATGTCTTTAAAttggaacaagaagaatacgtaaaagaagaaatcgaATGGtcatttattgaatttagTGATAACCAACCTTGCATCGatcttattgaaaataaattagggatcttatcattattagatgaagaaagtaGACTCCCAGCTGGGTCTGATGAATCATGGACAACTAAACTTTATCAGACATTTAATAAGCCTCCGTCAAATACAGTATTTGGAAAACCTAGATTTGGccaaaataaatttatcattagtCATTATGCTGTTGACGTAACATATGAAGTCGAtggatttattgaaaagaataaa is from Naumovozyma castellii chromosome 6, complete genome and encodes:
- the FRT2 gene encoding Frt2p (ancestral locus Anc_7.69), whose translation is MDRLIARMEDPGKRSPSPMASSTEEPLTLVAGMNPSINRAKKKILRRETHTPENTSSEESLKPSGSEMEEPKPETIPKTVEIPTIRVNNEPIEDQPKLVRQQSQPNLVALGAKANGHRESATLRSGKPDYTSANTGMFSDHIFNESTADGLIPRQNELPFMDTNTDNPVKLTPFAQAQNEAERSGRHHRRHHSGSSELSRRSRASTLTNVTDKKRLVNQFLESVEAPSTLQLRFPDSLAAKRPKQMYNTSNFSSTGHSTRSSDTHMTTANSFQSLLYHDLENPSKPSSASLYKSGTNSKSTSSSMSTGLLSSESSSSSSSYTSSESSTMSSSSTKISSSSLVSDNNIEDVGMSTDEVDDNNTSSSGAGNGTDLSLSCNEIDYYQRHIAIRLKKSEALMKENLRDIILKRENDLHNNLQNFDTYLHDLKKLKYQIISLQKLVRNDYLVILKEDFDVNNKNSFENHLTEILNKNVTKLQDLERRMESSGERLNEQKETMKRMENLINLENSLKLSQKNASWVSKNKAIVYDLSVVFILLLSGYLLQKLIWT
- the DRS2 gene encoding aminophospholipid-translocating P4-type ATPase DRS2 (ancestral locus Anc_7.72), coding for MSKDAKVADDTLFDIDILNDSAEPSNSTQPHIIANNRDAEARVIPPHTFPEETIDLDNDDNIENDIYDNPFQDEESTTWDTNRFETNNYQPQLYPTGQRNGFFANSFNKVKNIFVFNTKPSDSGSYEMNRYNAVTNNELDGRYADSRNRFNIKILFNRYILRKNVGASDDGTPREIYLNDRTANHAFNYGDNHISTTKYNIATFLPKFLFQEFSKYANLFFLCTAAIQQVPHVSPTNRYTTVGTLMVVLIVSAFKESIEDIKRANSDKELNNSKTEIYSEENGDFIERRWIDIRAGDVIRVKSEEAIPADLIVISSSEPEGLCYIETANLDGETNLKIKQARPETAEMMDSRKLNNFKGKVISEQPNSSLYTYEGTLEFNNRKIPLSPEQMILRGATLRNTSWMFGLVIFTGHETKLMRNATATPIKRTAVERVINLQIVALFGVLIVLVLISSLGNAIISSTQEKHLSYLYVKGVNKVGLFFKDFLTFWILFSNLVPISLFVTVELIKYYQAFMIGSDLDLYHEESDTPTVVRTSSLVEELGQIEYIFSDKTGTLTKNVMEFKSCSIAGRCYIETIPEDKKASMEDGIEVGFRSFDELKTKVNDLSDDESQVIDSFLTLLSICHTVIPEFQSDGSIKYQAASPDEGALVEGGASLGYKFIIRKPSSVTILLEEHNEQKEYQLLNVCEFNSTRKRMSAIFRLPNGEIKLFCKGADTVILERLESDNNPYVEATMRHLEDYASDGLRTLCLATRTIPEKEYQEWSTIYEEASTTLDNRAEKLDEAANMIEKDLFLIGATAIEDKLQDGVPETIHTLQEAGIKIWVLTGDKQETAINIGMSCRLLTEDMNLLIINEETKEETRKNMRDKIMALKEHKLSQHEMNTLALVIDGKSLSYALESDLEDYLLALGKICKAVVCCRVSPLQKALVVKMVKRKTSSLLLAIGDGANDVSMIQAAHVGVGISGMEGMQAARSADIAVGQFRFLKKLLLVHGSWSYQRISVAILYSFYKNTALYMTQFWFVFANAFSGQSIMESWTMSYYNVFFTVFPPFVIGVFDQFVSSRLLERYPQLYKLGQQGKFFSVRIFWGWIVNGFYHSAVVYIGTMLFYRYGMALNMHGEVADHWSWGIAVYTSSILIVLGKAALVTNQWTKFTLFAIPGSFIFWMIFFPIYASVFPYANISREYFGVVKHTYGSGTFWLTLIVLPVFALMRDFVWKYYRRMYEPESYHLVQEMQKFNISDNRPHVQHFQNEIRKVRQVQRMKKQRGFAFSQSEEGGQDKIIRMYDTTQKRGVYGELHDANPFSNNNAENISNESFNMVNDGNIPTDPFGDTNELSNDPDLIENPFANDADIR
- the SAW1 gene encoding DNA-binding protein SAW1 (ancestral locus Anc_7.70) translates to MASSIATVRISKNAIVSLRVFINRKKLLRNNSREGQTFQAPLLSNNSIICLKSPLVRILISNQDMERLTNEIRDTIILIVYDLSSPEVMETVLGKLRIGSSADFETEILPKLMDENTLSKDLVNVPLQTVTRVAKFKYKLRFKGNWELDIFINNMKKLIKIRHFLLFTDGHMSAARTLELPPNRRILLTEQKTSLESEGSPMIPLEVDGDEMIETTQDAVEDVKPDIKLKYNPIINLGECLSIHILQRPRRHKV